A genomic region of Synechococcus sp. NOUM97013 contains the following coding sequences:
- a CDS encoding HAD-IA family hydrolase — protein MPSLQAVFWDVDGTLAETELQGHRLAYNRAFKEFGLDWIWDEDLYTDLLTIPGGRQRMQSYSERLGQRLNDASLDRLRVIKQRHYLDVVASGAVQLRPGVPDLLVELNASGVQQWIVTSSGKASVKALLRSLSTDIKDVFQGMVTADDVEHHKPNPHPYLRALEWSDVSSDHALAVEDSAAGLQSACSARLRCLMTPSAWDQDWQLFSERAQAVVDHLGGEQAPTVHHGPTCAEGRITLEYLQSLLSFPLR, from the coding sequence ATGCCCAGCCTGCAAGCAGTGTTTTGGGATGTGGATGGGACGCTTGCTGAGACGGAACTCCAGGGCCATCGCCTGGCCTACAACCGTGCATTCAAGGAGTTCGGGCTGGATTGGATCTGGGATGAGGATCTCTACACCGATCTGCTGACCATTCCAGGCGGCCGACAACGGATGCAGAGTTACAGCGAGCGGCTGGGACAACGCCTGAATGATGCTTCGCTCGATCGACTGCGGGTGATCAAACAACGCCATTACCTTGATGTGGTGGCATCGGGTGCTGTTCAGCTCAGGCCAGGAGTTCCAGATCTTCTTGTGGAGCTCAACGCTTCAGGTGTGCAGCAGTGGATTGTGACCAGCAGTGGAAAGGCTTCCGTTAAAGCGCTGCTGCGTTCGCTGAGCACTGACATCAAGGATGTCTTTCAGGGCATGGTCACCGCCGACGATGTCGAGCACCACAAACCAAACCCTCATCCCTATCTGCGCGCTCTGGAATGGAGTGATGTCTCTTCTGACCATGCATTGGCCGTTGAGGATTCAGCAGCTGGCCTTCAGTCGGCCTGCAGTGCACGTCTTCGTTGTCTGATGACCCCTTCAGCCTGGGATCAGGATTGGCAGTTGTTTTCTGAACGGGCGCAGGCGGTTGTGGACCATCTCGGAGGTGAGCAAGCTCCGACCGTCCATCACGGACCCACTTGTGCTGAAGGCAGGATCACGCTGGAGTACCTGCAATCGCTGCTCTCATTTCCGCTTCGATGA
- a CDS encoding DUF565 domain-containing protein yields the protein MTVQITRYEQLQRRVGVHMAQALVGPWRRRSVGVLSLLIGFIIGSNVTMYWFQRSGQNRPAAVLAMVVILEVMVRLRSTVRREPWPLSWLALDNLRIGTVYAVVLEAFKLGS from the coding sequence ATGACGGTTCAGATCACCCGCTACGAGCAACTGCAGAGACGGGTCGGGGTCCATATGGCTCAGGCTCTTGTGGGACCCTGGCGGCGTCGCAGTGTGGGTGTTCTCTCCCTGCTGATTGGTTTCATCATCGGCAGCAACGTGACAATGTATTGGTTTCAACGTTCTGGTCAGAATCGACCTGCTGCGGTGTTGGCCATGGTGGTCATCCTCGAAGTGATGGTGAGACTGAGAAGCACCGTCAGACGCGAACCCTGGCCCTTGTCATGGCTGGCGCTGGATAACCTCCGAATTGGAACGGTGTACGCCGTCGTTTTGGAGGCGTTCAAACTTGGGTCTTAA